From Ficedula albicollis isolate OC2 chromosome 5, FicAlb1.5, whole genome shotgun sequence, one genomic window encodes:
- the EIF2B2 gene encoding translation initiation factor eIF-2B subunit beta produces MDLIRTEGQRMTAAQPSETTVGNMVRRVLKVIREEYGRLHGRSEESDQQESLHKLLTSGGLSEDFRTPYPSLRANVIEAINEMLIELEGTTDNIAMQALEHIHSNEVIMTIGYSRTVEAFLKEAARKRKFQVIVAECAPFCQGHEMAVRLSKENIETTVMSDAAIFAVMSRVNKVIIGTKTILANGALIAVSGTHTLALAAKHHSTPLIVCAPMFKLSPQFPNEEDSFYKFVSPQEVLPFTEGEILSKINVHCPVFDYVPPELITLFISNIGGNAPSYIYRLMSELYHPDDYEL; encoded by the exons ATGGATCTGATCCGGACAGAGGGCCAGAGGATGACGGCAGCCCAGCCGTCAGAGACAACAGTGGGCAACATGGTGCGACGAGTATTGAAGGTCATTCGTGAGGAATATGGCAG GCTTCATGGGCGCAGTGAAGAAAGTGACCAGCAAGAATCCCTGCACAAACTCCTGACTTCTGGAGGACTAAGTGAAGATTTCAGAACCCCTTACCCCTCCCTCAGAGCTAATGTTATTGAAGCTATTAATGAGATGCTAATTGAGCTAG AGGGCACCACTGATAACATTGCTATGCAGGCCCTGGAGCACATCCACTCCAATGAGGTGATCATGACCATTGGCTACTCCCGCACTGTTGAGGCTTTCCTGAAGGAAGCCGCTCGCAAGCGCAAGTTCCAGGTCATCGTGGCAGAGTGTGCGCCGTTCTGCCAG GGTCATGAAATGGCTGTCCGGCTGTCTAAAGAGAATATTGAAACTACTGTCATGAGTGATGCAGCTATTTTTGCTGTCATGTCTCGAGTCAACAAG GTCATCATTGGTACAAAGACAATCCTGGCCAATGGCGCCCTGATTGCTGTGAGTGGGACTCACACTCTGGCACTGGCAGCTAAGCACCACTCCACTCCACTCATCGTGTGTGCCCCCATGTTCAAGCTTTCACCGCAG TTCCCTAATGAAGAAGATTCATTCTACAAATTTGTGTCACCACAGGAAGTGCTGCCATTCACAGAAG GGGAGATCCTGTCAAAAATCAATGTTCACTGCCCAGTGTTTGACTACGTCCCTCCAGAGCTCATTACTCTCTTCATTTCTAACATTGGGGGTAATGCACCTTCCTACATCTACCGCCTCATGAGCGAGCTCTACCATCCAGATGACTATGAACTCTAA